The Cloacibacterium caeni region GTTGTATACCCTACTCCTCTTTGTTATTTCATGGTCAGTATTGGGATTAGACAGCAATTATACCAAAGCTACGTTGAGTTTGCTCAATATTGTTTTATTGGTGGTTCCACTTGTGAGCATTATTTTTTCTACGATTTACGTCTATAACAGCAGTCAGTTTATAGAATTATTGCTCAGTCAACCCATTGCTAGAGGCAAGATTTGGTTGAATATTTTTATCGGACTTTCCTCCGCATTGATTTTGGCGTATTTACTTGGTTGTGGCGTTCCTATTTTGCTTTATTCTTCTATAGAAACAGGGTTTTCGCTTATTATCATTGGAGTAATGCTTTCGGTTATTTTCACGGCATTTGCTATGTTGTCTTCGATTGGAAGCAGAGACCGAGCCAAAGGAATAGGCATTTCGATTTTTGTATGGTTGTTTTTCGCTATTATTTATGACGGCATTTTATTGGTTCTCATGTTCCAATTTTCGGATTATCCCATTGAAGGAATCATGGCGACATTGGCAGCGATAAATCCTATTGGTCTTGCCCGAATTTTCGTGCTCTTGCAACTCAATATTTCAGCGATGCTCGGCTATTCTGGAGCAGTTTTTAAAGATATTTTTGGTTCAGGTGGCGGAATGGGAATTTCTATGGTGATTCTCTTTATTTGGATTGCGGTCCCTTTTCTGCTCTCTTATATCAAATTTAACAAGAAAGATTTATAATTTTTCATCATTTGTGTTTTTTTTGTAGATCTTCCCTCTTTGGGAAGATTTTTTTTTAAAATATCAATTTAGCTCTTTTTTCAATTCTCTGATAAATCTCACGTTTTCAAGCCTTTATTTTATGATTACAATCATAAAAGCATGACTGGGTTTGCTCGTAATTTTATTTAAAATTTTATAAAAATATGAAAAAGACATTTCTAATCCTTTCTTGTGTTGCTTTAGGACTTATCTCTTGCAACAAAACCGAGGCTACCACTGAAACCTCAACCTCTACAGAAGCTGTAGCTGGTGGTCAAGAAGCTGTAGTAGACGAAGATTCTGCACCTACCATTGTAAAATTAGCGGCAGGAAATAAAGATCTTTCTACCCTTGTTACCGCAGTAGAAGCAGCGGGACTCACTACTTCACTGAGTAATGCA contains the following coding sequences:
- a CDS encoding ABC transporter permease subunit, translating into MNNIAKFIFFDILKNKIVLLYTLLLFVISWSVLGLDSNYTKATLSLLNIVLLVVPLVSIIFSTIYVYNSSQFIELLLSQPIARGKIWLNIFIGLSSALILAYLLGCGVPILLYSSIETGFSLIIIGVMLSVIFTAFAMLSSIGSRDRAKGIGISIFVWLFFAIIYDGILLVLMFQFSDYPIEGIMATLAAINPIGLARIFVLLQLNISAMLGYSGAVFKDIFGSGGGMGISMVILFIWIAVPFLLSYIKFNKKDL